One Arthrobacter sp. FW306-07-I genomic window carries:
- the rplW gene encoding 50S ribosomal protein L23: MSAATIKDPRDVVLAPVVSEKSYGLIDEGKYTFLVDPRSNKTEIKLAVEKIFSVKVESINTINRAGKRKRTKFGWGTRKNTKRAIVTLKEGTIDIFGGPLA; the protein is encoded by the coding sequence GTGAGTGCAGCCACCATCAAGGATCCCCGCGACGTCGTGCTTGCACCCGTCGTGTCGGAAAAGAGCTACGGCCTGATCGACGAGGGCAAGTACACCTTCCTGGTGGACCCCCGTTCGAACAAGACCGAGATCAAGCTGGCCGTGGAGAAGATCTTCTCCGTCAAGGTCGAATCGATCAACACCATCAACCGTGCCGGTAAGCGCAAGCGCACCAAATTCGGATGGGGTACCCGCAAGAACACCAAGCGTGCGATTGTCACCCTCAAAGAAGGCACCATCGACATCTTCGGCGGTCCGCTCGCGTAG
- the rplD gene encoding 50S ribosomal protein L4, translating to MANTVQVDLPAEIFDVQTNVPLLHQVVVAQLAAARQGTHKTKTRAEVSGAGRKPFKQKGTGRARQGSVRAPHMTGGGIVHGPTPRDYSQRTPKKMIAAALRGALSDRARNGRIHVVSELVAGDKPSSKTALATLRGVSDRKNLLVVIERDNDVAALSVRNLAGVHVLYADQLNTYDVLVSDDVVFTKAAYDAFVAAKAAKNEEDAK from the coding sequence ATGGCTAACACTGTCCAGGTTGACCTGCCTGCAGAGATCTTCGACGTTCAGACCAACGTGCCGCTGCTGCACCAGGTTGTCGTTGCCCAGCTCGCTGCTGCCCGCCAGGGAACCCACAAGACCAAGACCCGCGCTGAAGTTTCCGGTGCAGGACGCAAGCCGTTCAAGCAGAAGGGTACCGGCCGCGCCCGTCAGGGTTCCGTCCGTGCTCCGCACATGACCGGCGGTGGCATTGTCCACGGTCCCACCCCGCGTGACTACAGCCAGCGCACCCCCAAGAAGATGATTGCTGCTGCACTGCGCGGCGCACTGTCTGACCGGGCCCGCAACGGTCGCATCCACGTTGTCTCCGAGCTGGTTGCTGGAGACAAGCCGTCTTCCAAGACTGCCCTGGCAACGCTTCGCGGCGTTTCCGACCGCAAGAACCTGCTGGTCGTCATCGAGCGCGATAACGATGTTGCCGCACTGTCCGTGCGCAACCTCGCCGGCGTTCACGTTCTGTACGCAGACCAGCTGAACACCTACGACGTTCTCGTCTCTGATGACGTTGTCTTCACCAAGGCTGCCTACGACGCATTCGTTGCCGCTAAGGCAGCAAAGAACGAGGAGGATGCCAAGTGA
- the rplC gene encoding 50S ribosomal protein L3, producing MTATRNVKGLLGTKLGMTQVWDENNKLIPVTVVQADSNVITQLRNAESDGYVAVQIGYGQIDPRKVTKPLAGHFEKAGVTPRRHVVELRTADAAEYELGQELSVELFEAGQKIDVIGTTKGKGFAGVMKRHGFHGVGASHGAHKNHRKPGSIGGASTPSRVFKGMKMAGRMGAVRHTTLNLTVHAVDVEKSLLLIKGAVPGARGQVVLVRTAVKGA from the coding sequence ATGACCGCAACCCGTAACGTAAAGGGCCTGCTGGGCACGAAGCTCGGCATGACCCAGGTCTGGGACGAGAACAACAAGCTCATCCCCGTCACTGTGGTCCAGGCAGACTCGAACGTCATCACCCAGCTGCGCAATGCTGAGTCCGATGGCTACGTCGCCGTTCAGATCGGCTACGGCCAGATCGATCCCCGCAAGGTCACCAAGCCGCTGGCTGGTCACTTTGAGAAGGCAGGCGTCACGCCTCGCCGCCACGTCGTCGAACTCCGTACCGCAGATGCTGCTGAGTACGAGCTGGGCCAGGAGCTCTCCGTGGAGCTCTTCGAGGCCGGTCAGAAGATCGACGTCATCGGCACCACCAAGGGTAAGGGCTTCGCCGGTGTTATGAAGCGTCACGGCTTCCACGGCGTTGGCGCTTCCCACGGTGCCCACAAGAACCACCGTAAGCCCGGTTCAATCGGTGGCGCATCCACCCCGAGCCGCGTCTTCAAGGGCATGAAAATGGCCGGCCGCATGGGCGCCGTTCGTCACACCACGCTGAACCTCACGGTCCACGCGGTTGACGTCGAGAAGTCGCTGCTCCTGATCAAGGGCGCCGTTCCCGGTGCCCGCGGCCAGGTCGTACTCGTACGCACTGCCGTGAAGGGAGCCTAG
- the rpsJ gene encoding 30S ribosomal protein S10, with product MAGQKIRIRLKSYDHEVIDVSARKIVETVTRAGATVVGPVPLPTEKNVYCVIRSPHKYKDSREHFEMRTHKRLIDIIDPTPKAVDSLMRLDLPADVNIEIKL from the coding sequence ATGGCGGGACAAAAAATCCGCATCCGGCTGAAGTCATACGACCACGAGGTCATTGACGTTTCAGCACGGAAGATCGTTGAGACGGTCACGCGCGCAGGCGCAACGGTAGTTGGCCCCGTGCCGCTGCCTACGGAGAAGAACGTGTACTGCGTTATCCGCTCTCCGCACAAGTACAAGGACAGCCGCGAGCACTTTGAAATGCGCACGCACAAGCGTCTTATCGACATCATCGATCCCACGCCGAAGGCTGTTGACTCGCTCATGCGTCTCGACCTGCCGGCTGACGTGAACATCGAAATCAAGCTGTAG
- a CDS encoding GH1 family beta-glucosidase yields the protein MTLESTESVTELAGRVPPSFILGVAAAAFQIEGSLKAGGRGPSGWDAFAEKPGAILDGHSPAVACDHYNRLPEDVALLKELGVGSYRFSLSWPRIQPDGRGALNAEGLDFYDRLIDQLLEAGVSPMATLYHWDTPLPLEHRGGWLNRDTAERFGEYARAAGERFGDRVAQWVTLNEPVSVTLNGYALGVHAPGRRLLFDALPAVHHQLLAHGLGVQALRAAGVAGGVGLSNLHSPVRPASRKIGDRLVAHLYDLLMNRMYADPVLLGRYPSLPLYAKPWLRSIGRISDADLKTIHQPLDFYGLNYYFPVKVAVGPGITPLPADMHKELAKLPFHEVGYPEYGSTGFGWPVAPEHLGILLQEMRDRYGAALPPVYITEGGASFPEPDRVSGTLEDTDRVEYLASHLGAALEATAPGGLAEGLDLRGYFVWTLMDNFEWAAGYSQRFGLVHVDFETLQRTPKRSFYWYQALSRARNGRSD from the coding sequence ATGACCCTGGAGAGTACAGAATCGGTGACGGAACTGGCCGGGCGCGTGCCGCCGTCGTTCATCCTCGGCGTCGCGGCAGCGGCATTCCAGATTGAAGGCTCGCTGAAGGCCGGGGGCCGTGGGCCATCGGGGTGGGATGCCTTCGCGGAGAAGCCCGGTGCCATCCTCGACGGCCACTCCCCCGCAGTGGCGTGCGACCACTACAACAGGCTCCCGGAGGATGTCGCGCTGCTGAAGGAACTGGGCGTAGGCTCCTACAGGTTCTCCCTGTCCTGGCCACGCATCCAGCCTGATGGACGGGGTGCCCTCAATGCCGAAGGCCTGGATTTCTACGACCGTCTCATCGACCAACTGCTCGAAGCAGGCGTCTCACCCATGGCAACGCTCTACCACTGGGACACTCCCCTGCCCCTGGAACACCGCGGCGGCTGGCTGAACCGGGACACGGCCGAGCGGTTCGGCGAGTATGCCAGAGCCGCCGGTGAGCGGTTCGGAGACCGGGTGGCTCAGTGGGTCACCCTCAACGAACCCGTATCGGTCACCCTGAACGGCTACGCACTGGGGGTGCATGCACCCGGCCGCCGGCTGCTGTTCGACGCCCTTCCCGCCGTCCATCACCAGCTCCTGGCACACGGGCTCGGCGTGCAGGCGCTGCGGGCTGCTGGAGTGGCCGGCGGAGTAGGCCTGTCCAACCTGCACTCTCCCGTCAGGCCCGCCTCACGAAAAATCGGCGATAGGCTCGTCGCCCACCTCTATGACCTGCTGATGAACAGGATGTACGCGGATCCGGTCCTGCTGGGCCGCTACCCGTCGCTGCCGCTGTACGCGAAGCCCTGGCTGCGTTCCATCGGCAGGATTTCCGACGCGGATCTCAAAACCATCCACCAGCCCTTGGATTTCTACGGGCTCAACTACTACTTCCCGGTCAAGGTGGCCGTGGGGCCAGGCATCACCCCGCTGCCTGCGGACATGCACAAGGAGCTTGCCAAGCTGCCCTTCCACGAGGTGGGCTATCCGGAGTACGGGAGTACGGGCTTCGGCTGGCCCGTGGCGCCGGAACACCTGGGCATCCTGCTGCAGGAAATGCGCGACCGTTACGGAGCGGCCCTCCCCCCGGTCTACATCACCGAGGGCGGCGCCAGTTTCCCGGAACCTGACCGCGTTTCGGGGACCCTCGAGGATACCGATCGGGTGGAGTACCTGGCCAGTCATTTGGGTGCGGCGCTTGAGGCCACGGCTCCCGGGGGCCTGGCAGAGGGATTGGACCTGCGTGGCTATTTCGTGTGGACGCTCATGGACAACTTTGAGTGGGCCGCCGGCTACTCGCAACGTTTTGGCCTGGTGCACGTGGACTTTGAGACGCTGCAGCGGACGCCCAAGAGGTCCTTCTACTGGTACCAGGCCCTGTCCCGCGCAAGGAATGGCCGATCAGACTAG
- a CDS encoding Nramp family divalent metal transporter produces MAVSIMTAQTATPGLWSRLLLLGPAFVAAIAYVDPGNVAANLTAGASFGYLLVWVLVAANGMAVLIQYQSAKLGLATGMSLPEILGQRLGTRRRRAYWVQAEVVAGATDLAEVIGGAVALNLLFGLPLLAGGVVIGVASMLLLALQSRRSQKSFEFAILTLLGVIAVGFVSGLFVAPPDAGGALAGLVPRFEGTDTVLLAASMLGATVMPHAIYLHSALARDRHGFSKDPAVRTRLIRTTRVDVAGALLLAGVVNIAMLLLAATSLRGVEGTDTIAGAHAAVTSALGPVIGVVFAVGLLASGLASTSVGCYAGATIMGGLLKMRIPLLVRRTVTLIPALLVLGAGIEPTVALVLSQVLLSFGIPFALIPLIRLTGSRKVMGVHVDSKPLRIAGWTSATLIVGLNCVLIFLTVTGHS; encoded by the coding sequence ATGGCTGTATCGATTATGACGGCGCAAACCGCCACTCCGGGGCTCTGGTCCCGCCTCCTGCTGCTGGGGCCTGCCTTCGTGGCAGCCATTGCTTATGTGGACCCTGGAAACGTCGCGGCTAACCTGACGGCCGGCGCCAGCTTTGGGTACCTGCTCGTCTGGGTCCTCGTGGCCGCCAACGGGATGGCCGTTCTCATCCAGTACCAGTCCGCCAAGCTTGGGCTCGCCACTGGCATGAGCCTGCCGGAAATCCTCGGCCAGCGGCTGGGAACCCGCCGCCGACGCGCCTATTGGGTGCAGGCCGAGGTCGTTGCCGGAGCCACGGACCTGGCTGAGGTCATCGGCGGGGCAGTTGCGCTTAATCTGCTGTTTGGCCTGCCGCTGCTCGCCGGTGGGGTCGTCATTGGCGTTGCGTCAATGCTGTTGCTGGCACTGCAGTCGCGCCGGAGCCAGAAGTCCTTCGAGTTCGCGATCCTCACCCTTCTTGGTGTGATCGCCGTGGGGTTCGTCTCGGGCCTGTTCGTCGCTCCGCCGGACGCGGGCGGCGCCCTGGCCGGCCTTGTACCGCGCTTCGAGGGAACCGATACAGTCCTGCTCGCTGCCAGCATGCTCGGTGCAACCGTCATGCCGCACGCGATATACCTGCATTCAGCCCTCGCCCGGGACCGCCACGGCTTCTCGAAGGATCCTGCCGTCAGGACGCGGTTGATCCGGACCACCCGCGTGGACGTCGCCGGCGCCCTGCTGCTTGCCGGCGTCGTCAATATCGCCATGCTGCTGTTGGCTGCCACCAGCCTCCGCGGGGTGGAGGGCACTGACACCATTGCCGGTGCCCACGCGGCGGTCACGTCGGCACTGGGGCCGGTCATCGGCGTCGTATTCGCCGTAGGCCTGCTGGCCTCCGGACTGGCGTCCACCTCCGTGGGCTGTTATGCCGGGGCCACCATCATGGGCGGCCTGCTGAAGATGAGGATTCCGCTGCTGGTCCGCCGAACCGTGACCCTGATCCCGGCGTTGCTGGTCCTTGGCGCGGGCATCGAACCCACGGTAGCCCTGGTCCTCAGCCAGGTCCTCCTGAGTTTCGGTATCCCGTTCGCGCTGATTCCGCTGATCCGGCTTACCGGAAGCCGCAAGGTGATGGGCGTCCATGTGGATTCCAAGCCCCTCCGGATCGCCGGTTGGACCAGTGCCACCCTTATCGTGGGGCTGAACTGCGTTCTGATCTTCCTGACTGTCACCGGGCACTCCTGA
- the tuf gene encoding elongation factor Tu — protein sequence MAKAKFERTKPHVNIGTIGHVDHGKTTLTAAISKVLYDKYPDLNEKRDFASIDSAPEERQRGITINISHVEYQTEKRHYAHVDAPGHADYIKNMITGAAQMDGAILVVAATDGPMAQTREHVLLARQVGVPYLLVALNKADMVDDEELLDLVEMEVRELLSSQGFDGDNAPVVRVSGLKALEGDPEWVKSVEDLMAAVDESVPDPVRDRDKPFLMPIEDVFTITGRGTVVTGRAERGTLAINSEVEIVGIRPVQKTTVTGIEMFHKQLDEAWAGENCGLLLRGLKRDDVERGQVVVKPGSITPHTDFEANVYILSKDEGGRHNPFYSNYRPQFYFRTTDVTGVITLPEGTEMVMPGDNTEMTVALIQPIAMEEGLGFAIREGGRTVGSGRVTKIIK from the coding sequence GTGGCAAAGGCAAAGTTCGAGCGGACTAAGCCGCACGTCAACATCGGCACCATTGGTCACGTTGACCACGGTAAGACGACGCTGACGGCCGCCATTTCCAAGGTGCTGTACGACAAGTACCCGGATCTCAACGAAAAGCGTGACTTCGCGTCGATCGACTCTGCACCCGAAGAGCGTCAGCGCGGTATTACCATCAACATCTCCCACGTGGAGTACCAGACCGAGAAGCGTCACTACGCACACGTTGACGCCCCCGGCCACGCTGACTACATCAAGAACATGATCACCGGTGCTGCTCAGATGGACGGCGCAATCCTCGTGGTTGCCGCTACCGACGGCCCGATGGCTCAGACCCGCGAGCACGTTCTGCTCGCCCGCCAGGTTGGTGTTCCCTACCTGCTGGTCGCGCTGAACAAGGCTGACATGGTCGATGACGAGGAACTCCTCGACCTCGTCGAAATGGAAGTTCGTGAGCTCCTGAGCTCGCAGGGCTTCGACGGCGACAACGCTCCGGTGGTTCGCGTTTCCGGCCTGAAGGCCCTGGAAGGCGACCCCGAGTGGGTCAAGTCCGTTGAGGACCTGATGGCTGCTGTCGACGAGTCCGTTCCGGACCCCGTACGTGACCGCGACAAGCCGTTCCTGATGCCGATCGAAGACGTCTTCACCATCACCGGTCGTGGCACCGTTGTTACGGGCCGCGCCGAGCGTGGAACCCTCGCCATCAACTCCGAGGTCGAGATCGTCGGCATCCGCCCGGTCCAGAAGACCACGGTTACCGGTATCGAGATGTTCCACAAGCAGCTCGACGAAGCATGGGCCGGCGAGAACTGTGGCCTGCTGCTCCGTGGCCTGAAGCGCGACGATGTCGAGCGTGGCCAGGTTGTCGTCAAGCCGGGTTCCATCACCCCGCACACCGACTTCGAGGCCAACGTCTACATCCTCTCCAAGGACGAAGGCGGACGTCACAACCCGTTCTACTCCAACTACCGCCCGCAGTTCTACTTCCGTACCACGGACGTAACCGGCGTTATCACCCTGCCCGAGGGCACGGAAATGGTTATGCCCGGCGACAACACTGAGATGACCGTTGCGCTCATCCAGCCCATCGCCATGGAAGAGGGCCTCGGCTTCGCAATCCGCGAAGGCGGCCGCACCGTTGGTTCGGGACGCGTTACCAAGATCATCAAGTAG